From one Oncorhynchus keta strain PuntledgeMale-10-30-2019 chromosome 30, Oket_V2, whole genome shotgun sequence genomic stretch:
- the LOC127913708 gene encoding prion-like-(Q/N-rich) domain-bearing protein 25, translating into MEPAKMDGSIQVVEKYWEMEMYCFSSQAESCLHLLIVTQPQGRAIDSATLSNSTDKNYKAYCTSYCRSDQAYCTSHCRNDQAYCTSHCRNDQAYCTSHCRNDQAYCTSYCRNDQAYCTSHCRNDQAYCTSHCRNDQAYCTSYCRNDQAYCTSHCRNDQAYCTSHCRNDQAYCTSYCRNDQAYCTSHCRNDQAYCTSHCRNDQAYCTSHCRNDQAYCTSYCRNDQAYCTSHCRNDQAYCTSHCRNDQAYCTSHCRNDQAYCTSYCRNDQAYCTSHCRNDQAYCTSHCRNDQAYCTSHCRNDQAYCTSYCRNDQAYCTSHCRNDQAYCTSYCRNDQAYCTSHCRNDQAYCTSHCRNDQAYCTSHCRNDQAYCTSYCRNDQAYCTSYCRNDQAYFTSHCRNDQAYCTSHCRNDQAYCTSHCRNDQAYCTSYCRNDQAYCTSHCRNYQAYCTSYCRNVQAYFTSHCRNDQAYCTSHCRNYQAYCTSHCINDQAYCTSHCRNDQAYCTSHCRNDQAYCTSHCRNDQAYCTSYCRNDQAYCTSHCRNDQAYCTSHCRNDQAYCTSYCRNDQAYCTSHCRNDQAYCTSHCRNDQAYCTSHCINDQAYCTSHCRNDQAYCTSHCRNDQAYCTSHCRNDQAYCTSHCRNDQAYCTSYCRNDQAYCTSYCRNDQAYCTSHCRNDQAYCTSHCRNDQAYCTSYCRNDQAYCTSYCRNDQAYCTSHCRNDQAYCTSHGINDG; encoded by the exons ATGGAGCCAGCCAAGATGGATGGGAGCATTCAAG tggtggaaaagtacTGGGAAATGGAGATGTACTGCTTCAGTTCTCAGGCTGAGAGCTGCCTGCACCTGCTGATAGTCACCCAGCCTCAAGGACGAG ctattgATAGTGCAACCCTAAGTAACAGTACAGATAAAAATTAtaaggcctactgtacatcttactgtagaagtgaccaggcctactgtacatctcactgtagaaatgaccaggcctactgtacatctcactgtagaaatgaccaggcctactgtacatctcactgtagaaatgaccaggcctactgtacatcttactgtagaaatgaccaggcctactgtacatctcactgtagaaatgaccaggcctactgtacatctcactgtagaaatgaccaggcctactgtacatcttactgtagaaatgaccaggcctactgtacatctcactgtagaaatgaccaggcctactgtacatctcactgtagaaatgaccaggcctactgtacatcttactgtagaaatgaccaggcctactgtacatctcactgtagaaatgaccaggcctactgtacatctcactgtagaaatgaccaggcctactgtacatctcactgtagaaatgaccaggcctactgtacatcttactgtagaaatgaccaggcctactgtacatctcactgtagaaatgaccaggcctactgtacatctcactgtagaaatgaccaggcctactgtacatctcactgtagaaatgaccaggcctactgtacatcttactgtagaaatgaccaggcctactgtacatctcactgtagaaatgaccaggcctactgtacatctcactgtagaaatgaccaggcctactgtacatctcactgtagaaatgaccaggcctactgtacatcttactgtagaaatgaccaggcctactgtacatctcactgtagaaatgaccaggcctactgtacatcttactgtagaaatgaccaggcctactgtacatctcactgtagaaatgaccaggcctactgtacatctcactgtagaaatgaccaggcctactgtacatctcactgtagaaatgaccaggcctactgtacatcttactgtagaaatgaccaggcctactgtacatcttactgtagaaatgaccaggcctactttACATCtcactgtagaaatgaccaggcctactgtacatctcactgtagaaatgaccaggcctactgtacatctcactgtagaaatgaccaggcctactgtacatcttactgtagaaatgaccaggcctactgtacatctcactgtagaaattaccaggcctactgtacatcttactgtagaaatgtccAGGCCTACTTTACATCtcactgtagaaatgaccaggcctactgtacatctcactgtagaaattaccaggcctactgtacatctcactgtataaatgaccaggcctactgtacatctcactgtagaaatgaccaggcctactgtacatctcactgtagaaatgaccaggcctactgtacatctcactgtagaaatgaccaggcctactgtacatcttactgtagaaatgaccaggcctactgtacatctcactgtagaaatgaccaggcctactgtacatctcactgtagaaatgaccaggcctactgtacatcttactgtagaaatgaccaggcctactgtacatctcactgtagaaatgaccaggcctactgtacatctcactgtagaaatgaccaggcctactgtacatctcactgtataaatgaccaggcctactgtacatctcactgtagaaatgaccaggcctactgtacatctcactgtagaaatgaccaggcctactgtacatctcactgtagaaatgaccaggcctactgtacatctcactgtagaaatgaccaggcctactgtacatcttactgtagaaatgaccaggcctactgtacatcttactgtagaaatgaccaggcctactgtacatctcactgtagaaatgaccaggcctactgtacatctcactgtagaaatgaccaggcctactgtacatcttactgtagaaatgaccaggcctactgtacatcttactgtagaaatgaccaggcctactgtacatctcactgtagaaatgaccaggcctactgtacatctcacGGTATAAATGATGGGTGA
- the si:ch211-274f20.2 gene encoding uncharacterized protein si:ch211-274f20.2 isoform X2, with protein MHEHFCVKGSWCDVYDVFFCVPNTPDIVVVGGGQGEVLILEVGCSLDGYMEKALAENLLKYQPLMAGWNSLGWRCRQAGTASGGGAGRLEQPRVEVQAGWNSLGWRCRQAGTASGGGAGRLEQPRVEVKAGELYQDSRYEIFIDQSLISQGRLLTDEVQYTESPDSQPEPPLSGLGVGSVAALGLELWSLSGEVMFDNFLLTDDLKLAERWTQDTWGQKQPGLLERLLIATNSRPWLWGVYIFTVGLPITLFISYMWPDKRFGPPDQDYYYKKSDEPQPDRQPERDQPDRPTSLSDYGAVSREGARRRETQKVQRKSDLEVENE; from the exons ATGCATGAACATTTTTGTGTAAAGGGAAGCTGGTGTGATGTTTATGATGTGTTTTTCTGTGTGCCAAATACACCAGATATTGTTGTTGTGGGGGGAGGCCAGGGGGAGGTGCTCATTTTGGAAGTGGGCTGCTCATTGGATGGCTACATGGAAAAGGCCTTGGCAGAGAATCTGCTTAAATACCAGCCCCTCATGGCAGGCTGGAACAGCCTCGGGTGGAGGTGCAGGCAGGCTGGAACAGCCTCGGGTGGAGGTGCAGGCAGGCTGGAACAGCCTCGGGTGGAGGTGCAGGCAGGCTGGAACAGCCTCGGGTGGAGGTGCAGGCAGGCTGGAACAGCCTCGGGTGGAGGTGCAGGCAGGCTGGAACAGCCTCGGGTGGAGGTGAAAGCTGGAG aaTTGTATCAAGACAGCAGGTATGAGATTTTCATTGACCAATCGCTGATCAGTCAAGGCCGCCTGCTGACAGACGAAGTCCAGTACACAGAATCCCCTGACAGCCAACCAGAGCCCCCATTGTCTGGATTAGGGGTGGGGTCAGTCGCGGCGCTGGGTCTGGAACTGTGGTCATTGTCAGGGGAAGTTATGTTTGACAATTTCCTGTTGACTGATGAcctgaagctggctgagagatggacacaggacacctggggacagaaacaa CCCGGCCTGTTGGAGCGACTCCTGATAGCAACTAACTCTCGTCCCTGGCTCTGGGGTGTCTACATCTTCACGGTGGGATTACCCATCACCCTCTTCATCAGCTACATGTGGCCGGACaag AGATTCGGGCCCCCTGACCAGGACTACTACTATAAGAAGTCTGATGAacctcagccagacagacaaccagagagagaccagccagACAGACCAACCAGCCTCTCAGACTATG gtgcgGTGAGCAGAGAGGGGGCCAGGAGGAGAGAAACTCAGAAGGTTCAGAGGAAGTCAGACCTGGAGGTTGAG AATGAGTGA
- the si:ch211-274f20.2 gene encoding calnexin isoform X3 produces the protein MYPGNRALVMKSSGRHHAIAADLHTPFNFIHTPLCLQYEVRFGRDVECSGAYIKLLTQTHLLRLSQFNESTPYSVMFGPDKCGTSHRLHLIVRVTDSSNGRNQEIHAPQPVDDLTVYFTDRQPHLYTLQLYQDSRYEIFIDQSLISQGRLLTDEVQYTESPDSQPEPPLSGLGVGSVAALGLELWSLSGEVMFDNFLLTDDLKLAERWTQDTWGQKQPGLLERLLIATNSRPWLWGVYIFTVGLPITLFISYMWPDKRFGPPDQDYYYKKSDEPQPDRQPERDQPDRPTSLSDYGAVSREGARRRETQKVQRKSDLEVENE, from the exons ATGTATCCTGGGAACAGAGCACTGGTGATGAAGTCATCAGGACGACACCATGCCATCGCTGCCGACCTACACACACCCTTCAACTTCATACACACACCGCTCTGCCTGCA gtatGAGGTGAGGTTCGGGAGAGATGTAGAGTGCAGTGGAGCCTACATCAAACTGCTGACTCAGACCCATCTGCTACGACTG AGCCAGTTCAATGAGTCCACTCCGTACTCTGTGATGTTTGGTCCTGATAAGTGCGGCACCAGCCACCGCCTCCATCTCATCGTCAGGGTAACGGACTCTAGCAACGGCCGTAACCAAGAGATACACGCCCCCCAACCCGTCGATGACCTGACGGTGTACTTCACCGACCGACAACCACACCTCTACACACTAC aaTTGTATCAAGACAGCAGGTATGAGATTTTCATTGACCAATCGCTGATCAGTCAAGGCCGCCTGCTGACAGACGAAGTCCAGTACACAGAATCCCCTGACAGCCAACCAGAGCCCCCATTGTCTGGATTAGGGGTGGGGTCAGTCGCGGCGCTGGGTCTGGAACTGTGGTCATTGTCAGGGGAAGTTATGTTTGACAATTTCCTGTTGACTGATGAcctgaagctggctgagagatggacacaggacacctggggacagaaacaa CCCGGCCTGTTGGAGCGACTCCTGATAGCAACTAACTCTCGTCCCTGGCTCTGGGGTGTCTACATCTTCACGGTGGGATTACCCATCACCCTCTTCATCAGCTACATGTGGCCGGACaag AGATTCGGGCCCCCTGACCAGGACTACTACTATAAGAAGTCTGATGAacctcagccagacagacaaccagagagagaccagccagACAGACCAACCAGCCTCTCAGACTATG gtgcgGTGAGCAGAGAGGGGGCCAGGAGGAGAGAAACTCAGAAGGTTCAGAGGAAGTCAGACCTGGAGGTTGAG AATGAGTGA